CGGCAAATGGGTGGAAGAAAAGAACAACAGACTATAAATCGGGTCGGAGAAAGAATAGCCTCTTTCCTTTAAGACGGAGAATAATCCCTTTTCCTGCTGCATTAACTCTTCCATCGGAAGATCAGACATAATTCCACTTAAATAAAGCGGCAATTCGCAAACCACGTGATCTTCCTCTACCACCACTATGCCTCCACCTAATTCTTTCATTCTATTAAAAGCATGAAGCATATCTTGTTTATTTTTTCCTATTAAAATAATGTCGCCCGTATTAGAAAACGAACTTGCTAAAGCGGATAACTTGGTTGCAAAGCCTTTTAACAGTGTGTTAATTCTCCACTTTCCTTTACGGTCAATTAAAGTAAAGAAGCACTCATCATGATCTGGTGGAAGTTCATCCCCTGAGACATCAATGGAGATGGAGTATGGTTTTGTAATCACGGAGTTTTCCATTTTAATCCCGAATGGCATCGAGTACTGTAAATCATCCATGGTGAGTTCCCAATCTAACTCCATCGGCTTCAAGCCGTAATCTTTCCAATCGACTCCAGGATAGGCTTCCCCTACACTCACACCATCCCGTTTTACCCATTTACCTTTTGCTAGTACCGAAACAGGAGTTGGGTTTTCAATACTTGATAGGAAGTTAATATTAGCTACGCGACCAGTGGCAATATTCCCATACAAATGGTCGATATTATAGTATCTTGCTATATTAACAGTTGCCATATTATAGGCATCAATAATAGGTACACCTTTTTCAATGGCCATTCGAATCATATGGTCAGTGATACCTTGTTCATAAAAAGCAGATGATGAACCATCTGTATTGAATAGTAATCTATCATACGCTTCAATACCTAAACGCTTCATATCATCCAATAGTTGCGGAAGATCCGGGCGAATGGAGGAATATCTTAATGACACCATATAGCCTTGCATTAAGCGATTGTAAACCTCTTCTCCCGTCATGGCTTCATGGTCACAATCCGCACCGAGCAGCATCATTTTAGCCAACGTTTTCTCTGAAGCACCTGGAAAATGCCCTTCGATTTTCTTGCGCATTCTTTTCGTTTCCTGCATCCAATGAAGCATCATATCGTCTCCATCGAGCAGTTTTGGCCATCCGGTCAGTTCTCCGCCTTGGA
The window above is part of the Bacillus sp. SORGH_AS_0510 genome. Proteins encoded here:
- a CDS encoding adenine deaminase C-terminal domain-containing protein, giving the protein MLEQRYRWKNKNLRMHVSVLDGKTSPTILLKNALYLNQTFRQWMRGNIWIYDDRIVYVGENLPGHIDEKCETIDCTNEILVPGYIEPHAHPFQLYNPLTFAAYASQFGTTTLINDNMALILNLKKKEAFSLLRDLRSIPSTMFWWCRFDSQTEILNEEEKFSHSNIKSWLEHDAVLQGGELTGWPKLLDGDDMMLHWMQETKRMRKKIEGHFPGASEKTLAKMMLLGADCDHEAMTGEEVYNRLMQGYMVSLRYSSIRPDLPQLLDDMKRLGIEAYDRLLFNTDGSSSAFYEQGITDHMIRMAIEKGVPIIDAYNMATVNIARYYNIDHLYGNIATGRVANINFLSSIENPTPVSVLAKGKWVKRDGVSVGEAYPGVDWKDYGLKPMELDWELTMDDLQYSMPFGIKMENSVITKPYSISIDVSGDELPPDHDECFFTLIDRKGKWRINTLLKGFATKLSALASSFSNTGDIILIGKNKQDMLHAFNRMKELGGGIVVVEEDHVVCELPLYLSGIMSDLPMEELMQQEKGLFSVLKERGYSFSDPIYSLLFFSSTHLPYIRITQQGMYDVMNKTVLFPSIMR